In Calliopsis andreniformis isolate RMS-2024a chromosome 6, iyCalAndr_principal, whole genome shotgun sequence, the genomic window ATTACTCTTGAGGCTGCAGCTACAGAAGTCCTAGCCATTATGGCTACTACAGAGAAAGAGGGAAAACAAATCGTGGAGACAATTGCTGGCAGAAAAAGCATCAAGCGAGGAGATATCTTGCTCAATGGGAGATCAGTATCCTCTCATTCGCTACGGTATAATTTTGTATTATTCAAACATAATACTTTACTGTTTGGAATATAGAAAGTTTCATTACTAATTTTTATCATACTCATATCAGAAAAGAAACATCCTTAAATGAAGCAATTTTGTCCAGGTCTCGAGTTGCATATTTGTCAACAGAGAGTGGCCTGAGTCCCGGTTTAACTGCGCAACAAACCCTCAGTTTCTACATGTTGTTGCGAGGCGGTCCAAATACTTCCAAATTAGAAGCCGACGCAATTCTTCAAGAGCTTGGTTTAGAAGCAACGAAACACTGTCTGGTGAATACACTGACGACTTCTGAGGCTAAAAGATTGGCACTGGCTTGTTGTCTATTGCAAGACTCGCATATCCTGGCGTTAGATAGGCCAACACATGGTTTGGACATCTTTGATGCTTTCTTTTTGGTGGAATATTTGAGACAGTGGGCCAACAGAGGTCAAAGGCTCGTCGTCCTAACACTGCACCCACCTACATATGAAATCCTGACTATGGTTTCGAGAGTTACACTCACTTCCGGTGGGAGAATAATGTACTCTGGTTCCAGAAGGGACATGTTGCCATACTTTACTCTCGCTGAATTTCCTTGTCCACCGTTTAAAAATCCTTCGGACTATTATCGTACGTATACTCTCTTTATCCTCAAAGAAGTATTTGATTTTAAGCAATATCTATGTGACAATTCTAACAGTGTAATTTCTTACAGTTGATTTAGTAACACTAGATGATCTATCAGCAGAAGCAATGCTGGAATCTTCACAGAGGATAGATCATCTAGCCGAATTAGCGAGGACGAGATTACCAGTGTTGAACGATCCTGGGCCGCCAGGTGCTCTACCACCCACAATTGCTACCCCAAACATATTCACGCAGGTCTACGCGTTGCTTCTAAGAACGCTAATCTACAGCCAGCCCTGGACACTAACTAGACTTCTCCGGAAGATTATAATTTCTGCCTCGCTCAGTATTTTACTTGGTGCAATATTTTGGGATGTCGCTGGAGACTCTAATTTGTATTTAAGAGATAGAATTGGTTTTCATTACGCTAGTTTGGGTATTTTCTTTTGGCCTTTATGCATAATAGCGATATGTGAGGTAGCTGACTGCAGATCAAACGTAGAAAGGGATATTAAAGATGGTTTATATGGAAGATTTATCTACATTTTGACAGAGGTAAGtttaatatgaataaataattatttaaattcaggaatCAATAATAATTTCCTTTTTATTTACAGCTTTTTTGCGGAGTGTTATCTTGGTGCATAGTGTACGTGATTTATCTAGCACCAGGTTACGCTATGTCAGGGCTACACCTTGTGCCAGATGAAAATCTGACTTCTTTATGGAATTACCTTAGTATTGGATTATTATATCTTATATTACAACACCTAATTTGTATCTTATTTGCTCATACATGTAAGTGGGTATACCTAGCTTCATTATTTTCTGGGATTGTGATTGGAGAGATGACTTTGGCTGGTGGAGTATCTCTACATTTAGAAAATTTACCAAATTGGTATCAGAAAATCAGTCCAATGCAATGGTCTCTATCTCTATTACTGCCTCTGCTTCACCAACCTGAAGTAATGAGTAAACTAACCAATTGTAAACCGAAACAAATTCAGAGACAAGATATTATTGTTCAAGCTACTTGTGAGCCACCAGACGGTACCCTGGCATTATATGAAATTGCTCTAGACAAGTTTAGTGTAAGAGGAGAATTATGGCTCGGAATTGGAATAGCTATTGTCAGTGTATTAATCATATTTGTATTCTTGTGTATTAGATACACCACTCCTAAGAGACTCAGAAGTGCACCTAATAagccataaagtgcaataatcaATAAATGAATTTGTTGTACGTTTATACTTAACAATAATGGAGCTTATCAATTTTTTAATGTGTTCAGATTTTCCGGGATATTGCTACTTTTTCGTTCACAAAAACAAGAGCAAAATATCTATTCGGCATTGCAATTTTATAAGGACAATAATAGGtattatttaatagaaatatgTTTGTTTGATTCATTATTAAACATACCCTTTTATATTGTGTCATGCTCTTTAGTCTTGACATTATTATTGTAACTTTTTAAAACAAGAAGCTTCAAAAACTTGCAAAATAGATTTGTTTTAAAACAAGAGGTTTCAAAAACTTGCAAAGTAGACTCGTATACAAAGTTCCGATACTTGACGATCCATTAGATAGATTTTTTAACTTTCTACgaatatataatgtattttaaagaAACAAACGTGGTAAATCATTCGTATTTGTAACGCTATAATCAAACAGACGAAAATatgtttttat contains:
- the LOC143180465 gene encoding ATP-binding cassette sub-family G member 8, yielding MGSEAWELERRYSVPGVLDTRGLEPPASEDLHAWSIYRQNLNSDFTDSALGSAEKSPLPYGNFQLRDSTVQSILRHPRYGPKSPLASNSYTYLKFGLPRVLPPSSRNRDGSSGYDSSEEGRRVSHAGISGHGTSAMRSARSDPDFRHVHASAMPREHAHSQLTVSRDNSRLRSVSEANLLQGGVRTNRRHSIAPIDPGYGIHNPERRGHGILGPESYTLPLRPVPCLQHPHLQLRGVEASGSDGLPLLRGITLEAAATEVLAIMATTEKEGKQIVETIAGRKSIKRGDILLNGRSVSSHSLRSRVAYLSTESGLSPGLTAQQTLSFYMLLRGGPNTSKLEADAILQELGLEATKHCLVNTLTTSEAKRLALACCLLQDSHILALDRPTHGLDIFDAFFLVEYLRQWANRGQRLVVLTLHPPTYEILTMVSRVTLTSGGRIMYSGSRRDMLPYFTLAEFPCPPFKNPSDYYLDLVTLDDLSAEAMLESSQRIDHLAELARTRLPVLNDPGPPGALPPTIATPNIFTQVYALLLRTLIYSQPWTLTRLLRKIIISASLSILLGAIFWDVAGDSNLYLRDRIGFHYASLGIFFWPLCIIAICEVADCRSNVERDIKDGLYGRFIYILTELFCGVLSWCIVYVIYLAPGYAMSGLHLVPDENLTSLWNYLSIGLLYLILQHLICILFAHTCKWVYLASLFSGIVIGEMTLAGGVSLHLENLPNWYQKISPMQWSLSLLLPLLHQPEVMSKLTNCKPKQIQRQDIIVQATCEPPDGTLALYEIALDKFSVRGELWLGIGIAIVSVLIIFVFLCIRYTTPKRLRSAPNKP